The proteins below are encoded in one region of Alistipes communis:
- a CDS encoding hemerythrin domain-containing protein, with product MSDLVCGNYHILLIMSRFGIALGFGDRTVDEVCCQSGVDTATFLAVVNLLYDEGTTTVDCRNVSLEAFLRYLHNSHDYFLQYRLPDIRRKLSEAVACGRDGIAEAIIRFFDDYAAEVHKHMMYEEETVFPYVRQLLTGECPAGYDIETFHRQHDQIEAKLTELKNILIKYYPASESCGKEMNGVLFDIFLCESELASHNDLENRLFIPAVAEVERKIRDAR from the coding sequence ATGAGCGATCTGGTATGCGGCAATTACCATATCCTGCTCATCATGAGCCGGTTCGGTATCGCTTTGGGATTCGGCGACCGCACGGTGGACGAAGTGTGTTGCCAGAGCGGCGTCGACACGGCGACGTTCCTTGCCGTGGTCAATCTGCTCTACGACGAAGGCACGACGACCGTCGATTGCCGGAACGTCTCCCTCGAAGCGTTTTTGCGCTATCTGCACAATTCGCACGACTATTTCCTGCAATACCGTCTGCCGGACATCCGCCGCAAACTGAGCGAGGCTGTCGCCTGCGGCCGCGACGGGATTGCGGAGGCGATCATCCGGTTCTTCGACGACTATGCGGCCGAGGTACACAAGCACATGATGTACGAGGAGGAGACGGTTTTTCCCTACGTGCGCCAGTTGCTTACGGGCGAATGTCCCGCGGGATACGACATCGAAACCTTCCACCGCCAGCACGATCAGATCGAAGCCAAACTGACGGAACTGAAAAACATACTGATCAAATACTATCCCGCTTCGGAGAGCTGCGGCAAGGAGATGAACGGCGTGTTGTTCGACATCTTTCTCTGCGAATCCGAGCTGGCCTCCCATAACGACCTTGAAAACAGGCTGTTCATTCCGGCTGTTGCGGAGGTGGAACGTAAAATCCGCGACGCACGATGA
- a CDS encoding biotin/lipoyl-containing protein has translation MAKTLKIRDLTLRDGQQSSFATRMTQAQIDRCLPYYKDANFYAMEVWGGAVPDSVMRYLNENPWTRLETIHKAVGGVSKLTALSRGRNLFGYAPYTDQIIDGFCRNAIQSGLGIMRIFDALNDVNNVKSTIKYVKQYGGIADCAVCYTVDPKYPEPGFFARLTGKKKPRPVFTDAYFLDKAEQMAALGADMITIKDMSGLIPPMRVSGLVKLLKQHVDVPIDFHTHCTPGYGLASVLSAILAGADIVDTNCWYFAEGTGAPAIELIYVFCKKLGIELQANMEAVAKINGELKEIRRELELSVFGAEKPAPKAFDPLTDTLPAEIDAEFDKAIAAAKAGDEAALLAACHRIEAHFGFPAPNELVKNAEIPGGMYSNMVAQLKQLKAEEILPRAMELIPTVRLAAGLPPLVTPTSQIVGAQAVACAMDEKAGRPMYTTKSSQFVGLVKGEYGKTPVAIDPEFRLKIAGVREETPYDTSKYQMQPNPELPEAGGVKLAENEKEVLLLELFPMVAKTYLTGVKVKAYEAKKAAEAPKAETKAEEAPAGQPITGNTVNAPLPGRILEIKVKVGDSVKAGQEIAVLEAMKMENSIVSDYAGTVKQILVKTGDNVQTDTALIEVE, from the coding sequence ATGGCAAAAACTCTCAAGATCCGGGATCTGACGCTGCGCGACGGACAGCAGTCTTCGTTCGCGACGCGTATGACGCAGGCGCAAATCGATCGATGCCTACCCTACTACAAGGACGCGAATTTCTACGCGATGGAAGTATGGGGCGGCGCCGTGCCCGATTCGGTGATGCGGTATCTGAACGAAAACCCGTGGACGCGGCTCGAAACGATCCACAAAGCCGTGGGCGGCGTATCGAAACTGACCGCGCTCTCGCGCGGCCGCAACCTCTTCGGGTATGCCCCCTATACCGACCAGATCATCGACGGATTCTGCCGCAATGCCATCCAGAGCGGCCTGGGCATCATGCGTATCTTCGATGCACTGAACGACGTGAACAACGTGAAATCGACCATCAAATACGTCAAGCAGTACGGCGGCATCGCCGATTGCGCGGTCTGCTATACGGTCGATCCGAAATACCCCGAACCGGGATTCTTCGCGCGACTCACGGGGAAGAAGAAACCCCGTCCGGTCTTTACCGACGCCTACTTCCTCGACAAGGCGGAACAGATGGCAGCACTCGGCGCCGACATGATTACGATCAAGGACATGTCGGGCCTGATTCCGCCGATGCGCGTGAGCGGGCTGGTCAAGCTGCTCAAACAGCACGTCGACGTACCGATCGATTTCCACACCCACTGCACGCCGGGTTACGGTCTGGCGTCCGTCCTGAGCGCCATTTTGGCCGGAGCCGACATCGTCGACACCAACTGCTGGTACTTCGCCGAAGGCACGGGTGCGCCGGCCATCGAGTTGATCTACGTCTTCTGCAAGAAGTTAGGCATCGAATTGCAGGCCAACATGGAGGCCGTAGCGAAGATCAACGGCGAACTGAAAGAGATCCGCCGCGAACTGGAACTTTCGGTTTTCGGAGCGGAAAAGCCCGCACCGAAAGCCTTCGACCCGCTGACCGACACCCTGCCCGCCGAGATCGACGCCGAATTCGACAAGGCGATCGCTGCGGCCAAGGCCGGCGACGAAGCGGCGCTGCTGGCGGCCTGCCACAGGATCGAAGCCCATTTCGGATTCCCCGCTCCCAACGAGCTGGTGAAGAACGCCGAAATTCCCGGCGGCATGTACTCCAACATGGTGGCGCAGCTCAAACAGCTCAAAGCCGAGGAGATTCTGCCCCGAGCCATGGAGCTGATCCCCACGGTGCGTCTGGCGGCCGGACTACCGCCGCTGGTAACCCCCACGTCGCAGATCGTCGGTGCTCAGGCCGTCGCCTGCGCGATGGACGAGAAGGCCGGCCGGCCGATGTATACGACCAAGAGTTCGCAGTTCGTGGGGCTCGTCAAGGGCGAATACGGCAAGACCCCCGTTGCGATCGACCCCGAATTCCGGCTGAAAATCGCCGGCGTGCGTGAGGAGACGCCTTACGACACCTCGAAATACCAGATGCAGCCCAATCCCGAACTGCCCGAAGCCGGAGGGGTGAAACTCGCCGAGAACGAAAAGGAGGTGCTGCTGCTCGAATTGTTCCCGATGGTGGCGAAAACCTATCTGACGGGAGTGAAGGTGAAGGCATACGAGGCGAAGAAGGCCGCCGAAGCGCCGAAAGCGGAGACGAAGGCCGAGGAGGCCCCCGCCGGACAGCCGATCACGGGCAATACGGTCAACGCACCGCTGCCGGGCCGTATTCTGGAGATCAAGGTCAAAGTCGGCGACAGCGTCAAGGCCGGTCAGGAGATCGCCGTGCTCGAAGCGATGAAGATGGAAAACTCCATCGTATCCGATTACGCCGGAACGGTGAAGCAGATTCTGGTGAAAACCGGCGACAACGTACAGACCGACACCGCGCTGATCGAGGTGGAGTAA
- a CDS encoding sodium:solute symporter: MTPAAVILTVAVYIAVLFVVAYLSGRKADNAGFFTGNRRTPWYMAALAMIGAAISGVTFISVPGSVAADSFSYMQMVLGFTVGQMVVAFVLIPLFYKMKVVSLYEYLDDRFGVGSHRTGAWFFFISKSLGAALRVYVVCAVMQLLVFDHYGLPFWVNMAVTMFFVWLYTQQGGVKSLIWTDTLKTVCLVGSVVLCIVFIVRELGLTFPAALEAVRQSPYSQVFFFDDPRSAHYFWKMFWAGVFTLIAMTGLDQDMMQRNLSCASPRDSQKNIVLTALSQMVVIYLFLMLGVFLYLYMDANALSMPEKSDQVFSLVAVGGGLLAAVGILFVVGLISSTYSAAGSALTALTTSFTVDILEGTRRYDERRLTRVRRRVHVGMAVLMGLLILCFEAFGNDSVINLVYKVASYTYGPILGMFAFGMFTRCRVRDRWVPFAAVAAPLLSASLQYAARVWWSYHIGFELLIYNALFTMLGMLLLVRKK; this comes from the coding sequence ATGACCCCAGCAGCAGTCATCCTCACGGTCGCCGTCTACATCGCCGTCCTGTTCGTCGTCGCCTACCTTTCGGGCCGCAAGGCCGACAACGCCGGTTTCTTCACGGGCAACCGCCGCACTCCATGGTATATGGCCGCTCTGGCCATGATCGGCGCAGCCATATCGGGCGTGACCTTCATTTCGGTGCCCGGATCGGTGGCCGCTGACTCCTTCTCCTACATGCAGATGGTGTTGGGATTCACGGTAGGGCAGATGGTCGTCGCCTTCGTGCTGATCCCGCTCTTCTATAAGATGAAAGTGGTGTCGCTCTACGAGTATCTCGACGACCGGTTCGGCGTGGGCTCCCACCGCACGGGGGCCTGGTTCTTCTTCATCTCCAAATCGCTCGGCGCCGCACTGCGCGTCTATGTCGTCTGCGCCGTCATGCAGCTGCTCGTCTTCGACCACTACGGACTGCCGTTCTGGGTCAACATGGCCGTCACGATGTTCTTCGTCTGGCTCTATACGCAGCAGGGCGGCGTCAAGTCGCTGATCTGGACCGACACGCTCAAAACGGTCTGCCTGGTCGGAAGCGTCGTGCTCTGCATCGTATTCATCGTGCGGGAACTGGGATTGACGTTCCCTGCGGCGCTCGAAGCCGTGCGGCAAAGCCCCTACTCGCAGGTTTTCTTCTTCGACGATCCCCGTTCGGCGCACTATTTCTGGAAGATGTTCTGGGCCGGCGTCTTCACGCTCATCGCCATGACGGGGCTCGATCAGGACATGATGCAGCGCAATCTGAGCTGCGCCTCGCCGCGCGATTCGCAGAAAAACATCGTGCTGACGGCACTCAGTCAGATGGTGGTCATCTACCTCTTCCTGATGCTGGGCGTCTTCCTCTACCTCTATATGGATGCCAATGCCCTTTCGATGCCCGAAAAGAGCGACCAGGTCTTCTCGCTCGTCGCCGTCGGCGGCGGTCTGCTGGCGGCCGTCGGTATCCTGTTCGTCGTGGGACTGATTTCGAGCACCTATTCGGCGGCGGGTTCGGCGCTCACGGCGCTCACCACCTCCTTTACGGTCGATATCTTGGAGGGTACGCGCCGTTACGACGAACGCCGGCTGACCCGCGTCCGCCGGCGGGTGCACGTGGGCATGGCCGTGCTCATGGGGTTGTTGATCCTCTGTTTCGAGGCCTTCGGCAACGACAGCGTCATCAACCTCGTCTACAAGGTGGCGAGCTACACCTATGGCCCGATTCTGGGAATGTTCGCCTTCGGCATGTTCACCCGTTGTCGGGTGCGCGACCGTTGGGTACCGTTCGCGGCCGTTGCGGCGCCGCTGCTGAGCGCATCGCTGCAATATGCGGCCCGCGTGTGGTGGAGTTACCATATCGGTTTCGAATTGTTGATTTACAACGCCCTGTTCACCATGCTGGGCATGTTGCTGCTGGTTCGTAAAAAATGA
- a CDS encoding WG repeat-containing protein has translation MKRSIAAFLILCSVFGIRAQCRNFHLYRNEQGKQGVIDGRRNVFVPARYDTLIMRDTIWANWFGEFEKHAGLYVHIDGLTPMNRFGYLARQDGKWGFVAADGKTLIPAVYDTIWPCEITERYIVRRNGKYGMTDCRGFQELFPCDYDSIRCRKTDREFSYCSDNDSTYLLGVRVETWRDGRFESRDFPAEYTPLSPADWKSLLNP, from the coding sequence ATGAAACGATCGATCGCTGCCTTCTTGATTTTATGCTCCGTATTCGGGATACGGGCGCAATGTCGCAATTTCCATCTCTACCGTAACGAGCAGGGAAAACAAGGCGTAATCGACGGGCGCCGCAATGTATTCGTCCCGGCCCGCTACGACACGCTGATCATGCGGGACACGATTTGGGCGAATTGGTTCGGCGAGTTCGAAAAACACGCAGGTCTCTATGTGCATATCGACGGATTGACGCCGATGAACCGGTTCGGATACCTTGCCCGTCAGGACGGGAAGTGGGGTTTCGTCGCGGCCGACGGCAAGACGCTTATTCCCGCAGTCTACGACACGATATGGCCCTGTGAAATCACCGAGCGATACATCGTGCGGCGGAACGGGAAATACGGCATGACCGATTGTCGCGGTTTTCAGGAGCTGTTTCCGTGTGACTACGATTCGATCCGGTGTCGAAAGACAGATCGGGAGTTCTCCTATTGTTCGGACAACGACTCGACCTATCTGCTCGGCGTAAGGGTAGAAACATGGCGCGACGGGCGTTTTGAATCGCGCGATTTCCCGGCGGAATACACGCCGCTCTCGCCGGCAGACTGGAAATCGCTGCTGAATCCGTGA
- a CDS encoding saccharopine dehydrogenase family protein codes for MCRALIIGAGGVGTVVTQKVAANPIFSDVMLASRTKSKCDAVAAAIGGGRVKTAQVDADSVPELCELFRAFRPDIVINVALPYQDLTIMDACLECGVNYLDTANYEPRDEAHFEYSWQWAYQDRFREKGLTAILGCGFDPGVTAIFTAYAAKHHFDEIHYLDIVDCNAGNHGMAFATNFNPEINIREVTQKGRYYENGKWVTTEPHEIHKGLHYPGIGERESYVIYHEELESLVKNFPTIRRARFWMTFGQEYLTHLRVIQNIGMARIDPIMYNGVEIVPIQFLKAVLPDPKSLGANYHGQTSIGCRIRGVKDGKERTYYIYNNCDHEQAFKETGTQAVSFTTGVPAALGASMWAKGLWRGAGVFNVEEFDPDPFLAELGEQGLPWHEQFDVDLEV; via the coding sequence ATGTGTAGAGCTTTGATCATCGGCGCAGGCGGCGTCGGTACGGTCGTAACGCAGAAGGTGGCGGCCAATCCAATCTTTTCGGACGTGATGCTGGCCAGCCGCACCAAGTCGAAGTGCGACGCCGTTGCGGCGGCGATCGGCGGCGGCCGCGTAAAGACCGCACAGGTCGATGCCGACAGCGTTCCCGAATTGTGCGAACTCTTCCGCGCCTTCCGTCCCGATATCGTCATCAACGTGGCCCTTCCCTATCAGGATCTCACGATCATGGACGCCTGCCTGGAATGCGGCGTCAATTACCTCGATACGGCCAACTACGAGCCACGGGACGAAGCGCATTTCGAATATTCGTGGCAGTGGGCCTATCAGGATCGTTTCCGCGAAAAGGGACTCACGGCGATTCTCGGCTGCGGGTTCGATCCGGGCGTGACGGCGATCTTCACCGCCTATGCCGCCAAGCACCATTTCGACGAGATCCACTACCTCGACATCGTGGACTGCAACGCCGGAAACCACGGCATGGCCTTCGCCACCAATTTCAACCCCGAAATCAATATCCGCGAAGTAACGCAGAAAGGACGTTATTACGAAAACGGCAAATGGGTCACGACCGAGCCGCACGAAATTCACAAGGGACTGCATTATCCCGGTATCGGCGAGCGCGAATCCTACGTCATCTACCACGAGGAGTTGGAGTCGCTCGTCAAGAACTTCCCCACGATCCGCCGCGCCCGCTTCTGGATGACCTTCGGGCAGGAATATCTCACCCACCTGCGCGTCATTCAGAACATCGGCATGGCGCGTATCGATCCGATCATGTACAACGGCGTGGAGATCGTCCCGATCCAGTTCCTCAAAGCCGTACTGCCCGATCCCAAATCGCTGGGAGCCAACTATCACGGCCAGACCTCGATCGGCTGTCGCATCCGGGGCGTGAAGGATGGCAAGGAACGCACGTATTATATCTACAACAACTGCGACCACGAGCAGGCCTTCAAGGAGACCGGCACGCAGGCCGTGAGCTTCACGACGGGTGTTCCGGCGGCGCTGGGCGCGTCGATGTGGGCCAAGGGATTGTGGC
- a CDS encoding response regulator transcription factor, whose amino-acid sequence MSTFLKIVLVEPSLILRSGMSYVLRRLTTFDVQVVETGEPEQLEELIAEAAPDVLIINPSLTDEEMLRELQQKSLRLIAFQSVLADARLMQRFDAVVSIYDTAEQIKEKLRSVCNSRDGEASQELLSAREKEIIVGVVKGLTNKQIAERLFISAHTVITHRRNIAAKLQIHSPAGLTIYAIVNKLVELNDVKNTIYSNEEQ is encoded by the coding sequence ATGAGCACTTTCCTGAAAATCGTCCTGGTCGAGCCGTCGCTGATTCTGCGCAGCGGTATGAGTTATGTCCTTCGACGGTTGACGACATTCGACGTGCAGGTCGTCGAGACAGGGGAGCCTGAACAGTTGGAGGAACTGATCGCCGAAGCGGCTCCCGATGTGTTGATTATCAATCCGTCGCTGACAGACGAGGAGATGCTCCGGGAATTGCAGCAGAAGTCGTTGCGGTTGATCGCGTTCCAGAGTGTCTTGGCCGATGCCCGCCTGATGCAGCGTTTCGATGCCGTCGTGTCGATCTACGACACGGCCGAGCAGATCAAGGAAAAACTCCGTTCGGTCTGCAATTCGCGCGACGGGGAGGCTTCGCAGGAGTTGCTGAGCGCACGCGAAAAGGAAATTATCGTCGGGGTGGTGAAGGGTTTGACCAACAAGCAGATCGCCGAGCGCCTGTTTATTTCGGCGCATACGGTCATCACGCACCGGCGCAATATTGCGGCCAAATTGCAGATACATTCGCCGGCGGGCCTGACCATCTATGCGATCGTCAACAAACTGGTCGAGCTGAACGATGTGAAAAATACGATTTACAGCAACGAAGAACAATAA
- a CDS encoding C-GCAxxG-C-C family protein has product MDFILEERVEKARDLFRQGYNCSQSVFLAYNDLLGVESTLAATISGPLGGGMGRLREVCGAVSGMSLIAGFLAPCPDPAVRQAKAATYALVQEFAERFRAENGAIVCRELLGLACRKEEPVPAERTAEYYKKRPCVELVACAARIVGEYLQRQNAAPEE; this is encoded by the coding sequence ATGGATTTCATACTCGAAGAGCGGGTGGAGAAGGCCCGCGATCTGTTTCGGCAGGGATACAATTGCTCGCAGTCCGTGTTTTTGGCCTACAACGACCTGCTGGGGGTAGAATCGACACTCGCTGCGACGATCTCGGGGCCGCTGGGAGGAGGCATGGGACGGCTGCGGGAGGTGTGCGGGGCTGTGAGCGGCATGTCGCTCATCGCCGGTTTCCTCGCACCCTGCCCCGATCCGGCCGTCCGGCAGGCCAAAGCCGCGACCTACGCGCTCGTACAGGAGTTCGCCGAGCGGTTCCGCGCCGAGAACGGTGCGATCGTCTGCCGCGAACTGCTGGGGCTCGCCTGCCGCAAGGAGGAACCCGTGCCTGCGGAACGGACGGCCGAATATTACAAAAAGCGCCCCTGCGTCGAACTCGTCGCTTGTGCGGCCCGTATTGTGGGGGAGTACCTGCAACGGCAGAACGCTGCGCCGGAAGAGTAG